A genomic region of Ktedonobacteraceae bacterium contains the following coding sequences:
- a CDS encoding 2-oxoglutarate dehydrogenase E1 component, producing the protein MYDLNTFYGPNAGYVLELYERYRQNPASVDPATRAVFETWSPESQLPSKPAVPYDVKNIVATAALAHSIRERGHLAAHLDPLGSEPLGDPALLPETHGISEAILAQLPPNIVGGHAAEGAQNALEAISRLRAMYSGTISYEFDQVKNPQERGWLRDAVGLQLYHERPSADESRALLKRLTQVEAFERYLHQTYPGQKRFSIEGTDVLVPMLDKIIDGAVEEGAREVIIGMAHRGRLNVLAHVLEKPYAKILSEFMHQKHEEGVPLTDTFGFGWTGDVKYHLGAEHILGEGATVELKITLSPNPSHLEYVNPVVEGMTRASQEECDVRGAPELSVDHTLPILIHGDAAFPGEGIVAETLNLGELRGYWVGGTIHIILNNQLGFTTEPEDSRSTLFASDLAKGFEMPIIHVNADDPEAALTAVRIAHAYRDRFHKDILIDLVGYRRWGHNEGDEPAFTQPIMYEQIRSHPTVRELYARRLEQSGVIIQQQSEAMLKSAFEALESAKKEAESDLQQLESEEMNGANGHYEQLELPPQVPAEQLIAFNNELLKWPEGFSPNPKLARLLQRRATTMGPEGGIDWGQAEALAFASILAAGTPIRLSGQDSERGTFSHRHAVLHDQHSGDKYVPLQHLSEAQAPFAIYNSPLSESAALGFEYGYSVHSPASLVLWEAQFGDFANVAQVIIDQFISSGRAKWRQDSSLVLLLPHGYEGQGPEHSSARLERYLELSAQDNWRVAICSTASQYYHLLRLQAYNLQRVPRPLIVLTPKSLLRHPLASASLKELAEGRFEYVIDDREALTHAGDIRRVVLCAGKIAIDLLSSEDRKRAQDVAIVRVEMLYPFPEDELKKALANYPNLREVAWVQEEPQNMGAWTYMSPRLSAMLDSTVELNVIARTARSSPATGFSDLFQSEQEYIIKEALQASAKQVRR; encoded by the coding sequence ATGTACGATCTCAATACATTTTATGGCCCCAATGCGGGCTATGTGCTTGAACTTTATGAACGATACCGCCAGAATCCAGCGTCTGTCGATCCCGCGACACGCGCAGTTTTTGAAACATGGTCGCCGGAAAGCCAGCTTCCATCAAAACCGGCAGTCCCTTATGATGTGAAGAACATCGTTGCTACTGCCGCGCTTGCTCACTCCATTCGCGAACGCGGGCACCTGGCGGCGCACCTTGATCCTCTGGGCAGCGAGCCGCTAGGAGATCCGGCGCTTTTGCCCGAGACGCACGGCATTAGCGAGGCTATCCTGGCACAACTGCCCCCTAATATTGTAGGAGGACATGCTGCGGAGGGTGCGCAGAACGCGCTGGAAGCGATTAGCAGGCTACGCGCCATGTATTCTGGCACCATCAGCTATGAATTCGACCAGGTGAAAAATCCGCAGGAACGTGGCTGGCTGCGTGACGCTGTGGGCTTGCAATTATATCACGAGCGGCCTTCCGCTGATGAAAGCCGCGCTCTATTGAAACGCCTGACGCAGGTCGAGGCGTTTGAACGCTACCTGCACCAGACCTATCCCGGCCAGAAACGCTTCTCAATTGAGGGAACTGATGTGCTGGTGCCTATGCTGGATAAGATCATCGATGGCGCCGTCGAGGAGGGCGCGCGTGAGGTAATCATCGGCATGGCCCATCGTGGTCGCCTGAATGTACTGGCCCACGTGCTGGAAAAGCCATATGCTAAAATCCTCAGCGAATTTATGCATCAGAAGCACGAGGAGGGCGTTCCGCTGACCGATACATTCGGCTTTGGCTGGACGGGCGATGTTAAATACCATCTAGGAGCCGAACATATTCTGGGCGAGGGTGCGACTGTAGAACTGAAGATCACCTTGTCTCCCAATCCCAGCCATCTAGAATATGTCAATCCGGTTGTAGAAGGCATGACGCGAGCGTCGCAGGAAGAATGTGATGTCCGTGGCGCTCCCGAACTGAGCGTGGATCACACCTTGCCCATTCTCATTCATGGCGATGCCGCTTTCCCGGGCGAAGGTATTGTTGCTGAGACGCTGAATCTTGGAGAGCTACGCGGCTACTGGGTAGGTGGAACCATCCATATCATCTTGAACAACCAGCTGGGATTTACAACCGAACCGGAAGATAGCCGCTCTACGCTCTTCGCAAGTGATCTGGCCAAAGGATTCGAGATGCCCATCATTCATGTGAATGCCGATGACCCTGAAGCGGCTCTCACGGCTGTGCGTATAGCGCATGCTTACCGCGACCGATTCCATAAGGATATCTTGATCGATCTTGTTGGCTACCGGCGCTGGGGACACAACGAGGGCGATGAACCGGCATTTACCCAGCCGATTATGTATGAACAAATCCGCAGCCATCCTACTGTGCGCGAACTGTACGCGCGGCGCCTTGAACAGTCCGGCGTAATTATACAGCAGCAAAGCGAGGCAATGCTCAAGAGCGCTTTCGAGGCGCTGGAAAGCGCCAAAAAAGAAGCTGAAAGTGACCTGCAGCAGCTTGAAAGCGAGGAGATGAACGGGGCAAATGGACACTACGAGCAGTTGGAGCTACCCCCGCAAGTACCCGCCGAACAGCTGATTGCTTTTAATAACGAGTTGCTAAAGTGGCCTGAAGGCTTTTCACCCAATCCCAAACTGGCGCGCCTGTTGCAGCGTCGCGCTACCACAATGGGGCCGGAAGGAGGAATCGATTGGGGCCAGGCGGAGGCGCTGGCATTTGCCTCTATTCTGGCTGCTGGCACGCCAATTCGACTGAGCGGGCAGGATAGCGAGCGAGGCACGTTCAGTCATCGCCACGCGGTACTGCATGACCAGCATAGCGGCGACAAATACGTGCCCTTACAGCATCTTTCGGAGGCACAGGCGCCATTTGCGATTTATAACAGCCCGTTGAGCGAGAGTGCGGCGCTTGGCTTCGAATATGGCTATAGCGTTCACTCGCCAGCTTCTCTCGTGTTGTGGGAAGCGCAATTCGGCGATTTTGCCAATGTCGCGCAGGTCATTATTGACCAGTTCATCTCTTCGGGACGCGCCAAATGGCGGCAGGATTCCTCGCTGGTGCTCCTGCTGCCACATGGCTACGAGGGACAGGGGCCAGAGCATTCGAGCGCGCGCTTAGAACGCTATCTTGAGCTTTCTGCCCAGGACAACTGGCGCGTAGCCATCTGCTCCACCGCGTCACAGTACTATCACCTCTTGCGCTTGCAGGCATATAATTTGCAGCGCGTTCCAAGACCACTAATTGTTCTGACGCCGAAGAGCTTACTGCGCCATCCACTGGCCTCTGCCAGCTTGAAAGAACTGGCGGAGGGACGGTTCGAGTATGTGATCGACGACCGGGAGGCGCTTACGCATGCGGGTGATATACGGCGCGTCGTGCTTTGCGCGGGTAAAATTGCTATTGATCTGCTTTCCAGCGAGGATCGCAAACGAGCTCAAGATGTCGCGATTGTGCGGGTTGAAATGCTGTATCCGTTTCCTGAAGATGAACTGAAAAAAGCGCTTGCTAACTATCCTAACCTGAGAGAAGTGGCATGGGTGCAGGAGGAACCGCAGAATATGGGAGCCTGGACGTACATGTCGCCGAGGCTTTCGGCAATGCTTGACTCAACCGTCGAATTGAATGTCATCGCGCGCACGGCGAGGTCAAGTCCTGCCACAGGTTTCTCGGACCTTTTCCAGTCAGAGCAGGAATACATTATTAAAGAGGCGCTGCAAGCTTCAGCTAAGCAAGTGCGGAGGTAG
- the odhB gene encoding 2-oxoglutarate dehydrogenase complex dihydrolipoyllysine-residue succinyltransferase: MSVEIHVPELGESIVDAVVANWLKHEGDTVSTGDALVELETDKVNVEVSAEQSGVLQKIVKQEGDVVSVGDVLGIIGEGAAAATTSAQATQQTQEAPAQGELDGQRLVEEQAQVRAGQEAKGEQRPSSPLARRIAAEHHIDLAQVKGNSPHGRVTREDVISYLEQNKQDSSQQATTAATQQAQPSTPAAAPPAPVGKPSPVIAAAPTQPGREERIRLSRRRQTIAQRLVETQHTAAMLTTFNEIDMSAVMEVRNRRKESFKERYNVSLGFMSFFTKAVVGALKAFPRLNSEIQGNELVLKHYYDIGIAVGAEEGLVVPVLRDADRKSFAEIEREIATLAKKARENQLSLAELQGGTFTITNGGVFGSLMSTPILNGPQAGILGMHKIEQRPVVVAGQIVIRPMMYVALSYDHRIVDGREAVQFLVRVKELVEDPETLLLEG; this comes from the coding sequence ATGTCCGTTGAAATACATGTCCCAGAATTGGGGGAATCCATCGTTGATGCTGTCGTAGCGAACTGGCTCAAGCATGAGGGTGATACGGTCAGCACCGGTGATGCACTCGTAGAACTGGAAACCGATAAGGTCAATGTCGAAGTCAGTGCTGAGCAGAGCGGCGTGCTGCAAAAAATTGTCAAACAGGAGGGCGACGTGGTATCCGTAGGCGATGTGCTGGGGATAATAGGCGAAGGCGCGGCAGCAGCGACTACATCTGCCCAGGCAACGCAGCAGACGCAGGAAGCGCCTGCGCAAGGGGAATTAGATGGACAAAGGCTGGTGGAGGAACAGGCGCAGGTGCGTGCTGGCCAGGAGGCTAAGGGTGAACAGCGACCGTCTTCTCCCCTGGCGCGCCGTATCGCTGCCGAGCATCATATTGACCTGGCGCAGGTGAAAGGGAATAGCCCGCATGGCCGCGTAACCAGGGAAGATGTCATCAGCTACCTGGAGCAGAATAAGCAGGATTCGTCGCAACAGGCTACCACAGCAGCTACGCAACAAGCACAGCCATCTACGCCGGCTGCCGCACCGCCCGCGCCTGTAGGGAAGCCATCGCCGGTTATTGCTGCTGCACCCACGCAGCCGGGTAGAGAGGAGCGTATCCGGCTCTCGCGCAGACGGCAAACGATTGCGCAGCGCCTGGTTGAGACGCAGCACACGGCGGCTATGCTCACGACCTTCAATGAGATCGATATGAGCGCCGTCATGGAGGTACGCAATAGGCGTAAGGAGTCCTTTAAGGAAAGATATAATGTCTCGCTTGGCTTCATGTCCTTCTTCACCAAAGCGGTGGTAGGGGCGCTCAAAGCTTTCCCACGCCTGAATTCTGAAATTCAGGGCAATGAGCTGGTCTTGAAGCATTATTATGATATCGGTATAGCGGTTGGAGCAGAGGAGGGCCTGGTTGTGCCGGTGCTGCGGGATGCCGACCGCAAGAGTTTTGCTGAAATCGAGCGTGAAATTGCTACTCTTGCGAAGAAAGCGCGCGAAAATCAGTTGTCGTTGGCCGAGTTGCAAGGAGGGACGTTTACGATCACCAACGGTGGGGTGTTTGGTTCGCTGATGTCTACGCCAATTTTGAACGGGCCGCAGGCCGGTATTCTGGGTATGCATAAGATTGAACAGCGCCCGGTGGTTGTCGCGGGCCAGATAGTCATTCGACCGATGATGTACGTCGCTTTATCGTATGATCACCGTATTGTAGATGGTCGGGAAGCCGTACAGTTTCTGGTGCGCGTAAAGGAATTAGTGGAGGACCCGGAGACCTTGCTGTTGGAGGGATAA
- a CDS encoding protein kinase, with translation MQQHGNTDEMDALIGRTLGQFIIRERIGSGGMATVFKAYQSTLERYVAIKVLPAFHAHDQIFVKRFVMEARSVARLAHPNIVQIHDFGQEDDNVFYIVMEYVDGGTLKDRLKMRALTVPESIDFVIQAAEGLGCAHSNGIIHRDVKPANMLLRKDGHLLLSDFGIAKMLEGTTNLTRAGTGIGTPQYMSPEQGTGQPVDRRSDIYSLGIVLYHCLTGRVPFNSDNPLSITVKHLNEPLPIENLRKMGVPYPVEQVVSKMTAKSPSDRYQSVDELIDALTAALSASHLSLPRWRSGIQPIAAAVPEVPPQAHKASGPLLYTPPVGSQPLAPISRPSLVTVPCFRCGQSNPSDRLFCTSCGYELSDRRAAADRFMGPNGRPILARLSIQNGPMAGRSYMFHQDITTIGRTNGNDLIISGRTVSRNHARLWFDNGRWYIADMKSANGTVVNNVRLQPHVPTLLNDNDVINFGDEVVVFNIVY, from the coding sequence ATGCAACAACATGGAAACACGGATGAAATGGATGCCCTGATTGGCAGGACATTGGGGCAGTTTATCATAAGGGAGCGTATAGGTTCAGGTGGCATGGCAACGGTTTTCAAGGCCTACCAGTCCACCCTTGAGCGCTATGTTGCGATCAAAGTTCTACCCGCTTTTCATGCGCACGACCAAATTTTTGTGAAACGCTTCGTGATGGAGGCGCGCTCGGTAGCGAGGCTGGCCCACCCGAATATTGTCCAGATCCATGATTTTGGACAGGAAGACGATAATGTCTTCTACATTGTGATGGAGTATGTCGATGGTGGAACGCTGAAAGACCGGTTGAAGATGAGGGCCTTAACGGTTCCTGAGTCGATTGATTTTGTGATCCAGGCAGCTGAAGGCCTTGGTTGCGCCCACAGCAATGGTATTATCCATCGCGATGTGAAGCCTGCTAACATGCTGCTACGCAAGGATGGGCATCTGCTGCTCTCTGACTTCGGCATCGCGAAAATGCTCGAGGGAACGACGAATCTCACACGCGCCGGCACCGGAATCGGCACGCCGCAATATATGTCGCCGGAGCAGGGCACCGGCCAGCCGGTTGATCGCCGCAGCGATATTTATTCGCTGGGCATCGTGCTCTATCACTGTTTGACAGGGCGCGTCCCTTTTAACTCGGATAACCCACTCTCGATAACGGTAAAGCACCTGAATGAGCCATTGCCAATCGAGAACCTGCGCAAGATGGGCGTGCCTTACCCTGTTGAGCAGGTGGTGTCGAAGATGACCGCGAAGTCTCCATCAGATCGCTACCAGTCGGTAGATGAGCTCATCGATGCGTTGACGGCGGCGCTTTCAGCTTCCCACCTGTCTTTACCGCGCTGGCGATCAGGTATTCAACCTATCGCGGCAGCCGTTCCAGAAGTGCCGCCACAAGCACATAAAGCATCCGGCCCGCTGCTATACACTCCCCCTGTGGGTTCACAGCCCCTGGCTCCTATTTCGCGGCCATCGCTGGTAACAGTACCATGTTTCCGCTGCGGTCAGTCGAATCCGAGCGACCGCCTGTTTTGTACATCCTGCGGATATGAGCTCTCGGATAGGCGCGCGGCGGCTGATCGCTTTATGGGGCCAAATGGTCGCCCTATTCTTGCCCGGCTTTCCATTCAGAATGGGCCAATGGCCGGGCGCTCGTATATGTTTCACCAGGATATCACAACAATTGGCCGCACGAATGGCAACGACCTTATCATCTCGGGGCGCACTGTTTCGCGAAATCATGCGCGCCTCTGGTTTGATAATGGCCGCTGGTATATCGCGGATATGAAGAGTGCGAACGGAACGGTGGTAAACAATGTGCGGCTCCAACCGCACGTGCCAACGCTATTAAACGATAACGACGTGATCAATTTCGGTGACGAGGTTGTTGTCTTTAACATCGTGTATTAG
- a CDS encoding DUF6391 domain-containing protein, protein MSSINPVVQVAQQMLLGGAVKQNHALEHATIVLLSRKYPEVRFAGISFAAGFFVFGDVPTEAILPAAQEALTLLRTTTPELAIHERCGTNLAVSGMLTGLSAMTVARMRKPFSTANNVILAATAALILARPLGLMVQRYVTTQTPNASMKITGVSRRVFFGTPAHFVSTDNPEAAGLFS, encoded by the coding sequence ATGAGTTCCATCAATCCTGTAGTTCAGGTAGCGCAACAAATGCTGCTAGGAGGTGCGGTCAAACAAAATCATGCGCTCGAACACGCAACGATTGTGCTATTGAGCAGAAAATATCCCGAAGTCCGCTTTGCAGGCATCTCTTTTGCCGCCGGCTTTTTCGTGTTCGGGGATGTGCCGACGGAGGCAATTCTGCCGGCAGCGCAGGAAGCTCTTACCCTCTTGCGTACAACCACGCCTGAGCTGGCGATTCACGAGCGCTGCGGCACCAATCTCGCTGTGTCGGGAATGCTGACAGGCCTATCGGCAATGACGGTGGCTCGCATGCGCAAGCCATTCAGCACGGCCAATAATGTGATCCTGGCCGCGACTGCTGCCCTGATCCTGGCACGTCCATTGGGGCTAATGGTTCAGCGCTACGTTACAACGCAGACTCCTAACGCGTCCATGAAGATTACCGGCGTATCACGCCGCGTGTTCTTTGGCACTCCGGCTCATTTTGTTAGCACGGATAATCCAGAAGCTGCCGGCCTGTTTTCTTGA
- a CDS encoding sulfurtransferase produces the protein MERSRFLVETTWLAEHLNDPHLRVVDMRGYVRTVERNGVQDAVYVGARDEYEQAHIPGALYIDWTSDIVDQDDAVEAQVAPAERFAEVMGRLGIGDQHLVVAYDAHPASQFATRLWWALNYYGHDQVVVLNGGLPKWQREHLPLTADVPVYPPATFTPVVQPQLRTTAEEVLSLLGQQGVRLIDARDRGQYTGEIVRGHGRPGHIPGAINIPREELVDPATGTFRSNEELAQVFSSANVSPEERVIAYCNGGVAATTVLFSLAMLGYPQLTNYDGSWNEWGKRQELPAEF, from the coding sequence ATGGAACGCAGCCGTTTTCTCGTTGAAACGACCTGGCTGGCCGAGCATTTGAATGATCCTCACCTGCGGGTTGTCGATATGCGTGGCTATGTGCGTACAGTAGAGCGGAATGGGGTTCAGGATGCAGTGTATGTGGGGGCGCGAGACGAATATGAACAGGCCCATATTCCCGGCGCTTTGTATATCGATTGGACGAGCGATATCGTTGATCAGGATGATGCTGTAGAGGCCCAGGTGGCGCCCGCGGAGCGTTTCGCGGAGGTCATGGGGCGGCTGGGCATTGGCGACCAGCACCTTGTGGTAGCCTATGATGCGCATCCTGCCTCGCAATTTGCCACGCGTCTGTGGTGGGCGCTCAACTATTATGGCCATGACCAGGTTGTGGTATTAAATGGGGGATTGCCCAAATGGCAGCGCGAGCATCTTCCATTGACCGCTGACGTGCCTGTCTATCCTCCCGCGACATTTACCCCAGTTGTCCAACCACAACTGCGCACCACTGCTGAAGAAGTCTTGTCTTTGCTTGGGCAGCAGGGGGTGAGGCTGATCGACGCGCGCGATCGCGGCCAGTATACGGGAGAGATTGTGCGTGGGCATGGGCGTCCAGGCCATATTCCGGGCGCTATCAATATTCCACGCGAGGAACTGGTTGATCCGGCGACGGGGACGTTTCGCAGCAATGAAGAACTCGCCCAGGTTTTTTCCTCGGCAAATGTGTCACCAGAAGAGCGCGTGATTGCGTATTGTAATGGAGGCGTAGCCGCGACGACAGTTCTTTTTAGCCTCGCCATGCTTGGCTACCCTCAATTGACCAATTATGACGGCTCGTGGAATGAGTGGGGCAAGCGCCAGGAACTGCCGGCGGAATTCTAG
- a CDS encoding phosphotransferase, with product MLEDGLEETAQDLIDLNEVMHAFGVSEWHNLGPVDAGHDGSSGLLVEIAGLRYILKEQPGGLLEEDSSHRYEFQRYLREAGIPVPFLWLTPQGEPTVTIGEDVFELRQWIDGEVYDSKNPRSLRWGAAAGEMLARIHQASHRYPGSEHRWPSEVQAGGLVQGWLNFARAIVEQSEVHAIAAALSNVIDQWEAVLPAAMMSIGSGRGLPEFNIHGDYTPMHLRFEGEAVCTVSGWDASRWEKRLIELAYALFSFSALEWRNDDVLTRPLMKRGFDPERMRNFLAAYGALYPPTPGEATLLVDALMLVTPILTANGPLEDIFYAEENVEEMLIDDVMERLAWATSLPAWLARMRGTIAEMWQ from the coding sequence ATGCTAGAAGATGGACTAGAAGAGACAGCGCAAGACCTGATCGATCTCAACGAGGTGATGCATGCCTTTGGTGTAAGCGAATGGCATAACCTTGGGCCTGTTGATGCTGGGCATGATGGATCATCAGGTCTGCTGGTTGAGATTGCAGGCCTGCGCTATATCCTCAAAGAACAGCCTGGCGGATTGCTAGAGGAAGATAGCAGCCATCGTTATGAGTTTCAACGCTATCTCCGCGAGGCCGGTATTCCGGTACCTTTCTTGTGGCTGACCCCACAGGGAGAGCCTACAGTGACAATCGGCGAGGATGTATTTGAACTGCGGCAATGGATTGATGGCGAGGTATATGATTCGAAGAATCCTCGTAGCTTGCGGTGGGGAGCTGCTGCTGGAGAGATGCTGGCTCGCATCCATCAAGCCTCGCATCGTTATCCCGGTTCGGAGCATCGCTGGCCTTCCGAGGTGCAGGCGGGTGGATTGGTGCAGGGCTGGCTGAACTTCGCGCGTGCCATAGTGGAACAAAGTGAAGTGCATGCCATTGCCGCGGCTTTGTCGAATGTAATCGATCAATGGGAAGCAGTTCTGCCTGCTGCCATGATGTCCATCGGCTCCGGTCGTGGCTTGCCTGAGTTCAATATTCACGGCGACTATACCCCGATGCACCTGCGTTTTGAGGGCGAGGCAGTGTGTACTGTTTCAGGATGGGATGCATCGCGCTGGGAAAAACGCCTGATTGAACTTGCCTACGCTCTTTTTTCATTTAGCGCGTTAGAATGGCGAAACGATGACGTTTTGACAAGACCCCTGATGAAACGTGGCTTCGATCCTGAACGTATGAGGAATTTTTTAGCAGCATATGGTGCCCTCTATCCACCTACCCCCGGCGAAGCCACGCTCCTCGTCGATGCCTTGATGCTGGTTACTCCTATTCTTACGGCCAACGGCCCGCTCGAAGACATCTTCTATGCTGAGGAGAACGTCGAAGAAATGTTGATCGACGACGTAATGGAAAGGCTTGCCTGGGCAACATCCCTTCCTGCCTGGCTTGCCCGCATGCGCGGTACGATTGCCGAGATGTGGCAGTGA
- a CDS encoding PKD domain-containing protein: MQGPTFYSNIPAGNQQFAPAPVPVQPASRGTGRLRSQLSFLALFVVIVALIAAGMSVMQWSTMRTVTLGFPKPTVQIISSNTGSYRTSDSVQFSASGSGRDLSYFWDFGDGSTANGSDVSHIFGRAGSYTVVVTVVDAIDQSSRASVSVTILPILPTGTFTISYSYGYYVGFDASGSTSDPSTSIASYSWNFGDGSTDTTYTPSEYHYYNSSGPYTVTLVVTDAAGQESSAYSQTVYPQY; encoded by the coding sequence ATGCAAGGGCCAACTTTTTATTCTAATATTCCGGCAGGAAATCAGCAATTTGCGCCGGCGCCAGTACCTGTACAGCCTGCTAGTCGTGGAACGGGGCGTTTGCGCAGCCAGCTTTCTTTCCTTGCCTTATTTGTTGTAATAGTAGCGCTCATTGCGGCAGGTATGTCAGTGATGCAGTGGTCAACAATGCGGACTGTGACCCTGGGATTTCCCAAACCAACAGTACAGATTATATCGTCTAATACAGGTTCGTATAGAACATCTGATAGTGTGCAATTCTCGGCTAGCGGTAGTGGAAGAGATCTCAGTTACTTCTGGGATTTTGGAGATGGAAGCACTGCAAATGGTTCGGATGTCAGTCACATATTCGGCAGGGCAGGCTCTTATACGGTTGTAGTGACTGTGGTAGACGCTATCGATCAGTCGAGTAGAGCCAGTGTCTCGGTCACTATTTTACCGATATTGCCAACTGGAACGTTCACTATTTCCTACTCCTATGGCTATTACGTCGGTTTCGACGCCAGTGGTTCAACTTCCGACCCGAGTACGAGTATAGCCAGCTACTCCTGGAATTTTGGCGATGGGAGCACCGATACTACCTATACCCCGTCAGAATATCATTACTATAATTCAAGCGGCCCATACACGGTTACTCTGGTGGTGACTGATGCTGCGGGACAAGAGAGTAGCGCATATTCTCAGACGGTGTACCCTCAATATTGA
- a CDS encoding 2-dehydropantoate 2-reductase, which yields METAIDIIGIGGAGGFLASSLHRGGLPPRIISRGNALRQLQQVGLTIVSENKRTIFAPVVSVALDDVKQFAPVILLTTKSYDIPALLEEIASRIAPETLLVTVQNGFAAYDAVSAMYGNERAAMGVLYVGANIISPGVIDIKPGVAQFFLPVQHRARLLSIVNALEIAGVEAALVDDIERRMWMKQLFLVPFAIINAETRLPIGRIREDARLRSRWAEIAQEIGNIAQASGIPMPEDAGAASLAVAERFDPQADSSFARDVWANRPHEAEALFAPLLRRAKEHGVNCPLLQEAYDLYIK from the coding sequence ATGGAAACAGCTATCGATATCATCGGTATAGGAGGAGCGGGAGGATTTCTGGCTTCTTCCCTGCATCGCGGAGGTCTGCCTCCTCGCATCATCTCGCGCGGCAACGCCTTACGCCAGCTCCAACAGGTCGGCCTGACGATTGTATCCGAGAATAAACGCACTATCTTTGCCCCGGTAGTGAGTGTCGCGCTTGATGATGTCAAGCAGTTCGCCCCCGTCATCTTACTGACAACCAAATCCTACGATATCCCGGCATTACTGGAAGAGATAGCCTCGCGCATCGCGCCGGAAACGCTGCTTGTCACCGTACAGAATGGTTTCGCCGCATATGATGCTGTATCCGCGATGTATGGCAACGAGCGCGCGGCAATGGGAGTTTTATATGTTGGGGCCAATATCATCTCTCCTGGCGTGATCGATATCAAGCCAGGTGTAGCGCAATTTTTCTTGCCGGTCCAGCATCGTGCCAGGCTGCTTTCGATAGTCAATGCCCTCGAAATCGCTGGCGTTGAAGCCGCGCTGGTAGACGACATCGAGCGGCGCATGTGGATGAAGCAACTCTTTCTGGTACCTTTCGCCATCATCAATGCCGAGACGCGCCTGCCCATCGGCAGAATTCGCGAAGATGCTCGTTTGCGTTCCCGTTGGGCAGAAATAGCGCAGGAGATCGGAAATATTGCACAAGCCAGTGGTATCCCCATGCCCGAAGATGCCGGAGCCGCCAGCCTTGCCGTCGCGGAGCGCTTCGACCCACAGGCCGATTCCTCGTTCGCGCGCGATGTATGGGCCAATCGACCACACGAGGCAGAAGCGCTTTTTGCTCCATTGCTGCGGCGCGCCAAGGAGCATGGTGTGAATTGCCCGCTGCTGCAAGAGGCATATGACCTCTATATAAAGTGA